In the Ranitomeya imitator isolate aRanImi1 chromosome 2, aRanImi1.pri, whole genome shotgun sequence genome, ACTTCAGCTTAGCCTACAAATGATGGCGGATGAGCGGTGCCAGGCACAGTCACATTACTGCGCTGCAAAGTCCAGAACATCGGAGTACACCATCAATATATGGCCAGAAGAAACAACCAGAGCAGTACCCAATGCAGCTGTGCCTGGCACTACATCTCCGACAATGGGCGATGAGGCAGCTGTGCCCAGCACCACAGCTCGCACAAGAGGCGGTGGGGCAGCCGTGCCCGGCACTATAGCTCACACAAGAGGCGGTGGGACAGCCGTGCCCGGCACCACAGCTCCTACAAGCAGCGATGGGGCAGCCGTGCCCGGCACTACAGCTCACACAAGAGGCGGTGGGGCAGCCGTGCCCGGCACTACAGCTCAGACAAAGGGCGATGAGGCAGCTGTGCCCAGCACCACAGCTCGCACAAGAGGCGGTGGGGCAGCCGTGCCCGGCACTACAACTCACGCAAGGGGCGATGAGGCAGCTGTGCCCAGCACAACAGCTCGCACAAGAGGCGGTGGGGCAGCCTTGCCCAGCACCACAGCTCCTACTAGCGGCGATGGGGCAGCCATGCCCACCACTACAGCTCACACAAAGAGGCGGTGGGACAGCCGTGCCCAGCACCACAGCTCCTACAAGCGGCGGTGGAGCAGCCGTGCCCGGCACCACAGCTCACACAAGAGGCGGTGGGGCAGCCGTGCCCGGCACTACAACTCACGCAAGGGGCGATGAGGCAGCTGTGCCCAGCACAACAGCTCGCACAAGAGGCGGTGGGGCAGCTGTGCCCAGCACCACAGCTCCTACTAGCGGCGATGGGGCAGCCATGCCCACCACTACAGCTCACACAAAGAGGCGGTGGGACAGCCGTGCCCAGCACCACAGCTCCTACAAGCGGCGGTGGAGCAGCCATGCCCACCACTACAGCTCACACAAAGAGGCGGTGGAGCAGCCGTGCCCGGCACCACAGCTCAAACAAGCGGTAGCGGTGCCAGGCACTACAGCTCACACGAGGGGCAGCGGTGCCAGGCACTACAGCTCACACGAGGGGCAGCGGTGCCAGGCACTACAGCTCACACGAGGGGCAGCGGTGCCAGGCACTACAGCTCACACGAGGGGCAGCGGTGCCAGGCACTACAGCTCACACGAGGGGCAGCGGTGCCAGGCACTACAGCTCACACGAGGGGCAGCGGTGCCAGGCACTACAGCTCACACGAGGGGCAGCGGTGCCAGGCACTACAGCTCACACGAGGGGCAGCGGTGCCAGGCACTACAGCTCACACGAGGGGCAGCGGTGCCAGGCACTACAGCTCACACGAGGGGCAGCGGTGCCAGGCACTACAGCTCACACGAGGGGCAGCGGTGCCAGGCACTACAGCTCACACGAGGGGCAGCGGTGCCAGGCACTACAGCTCACACGAGGGGCAGCGGTGCCAGGCACTACAGCTCACACGAGGGGCAGCGGTGCCAGGCACTACAGCTCACACGAGGGGCAGCGGTGCCAGGCACTACAGCTCACACGAGGGGCAGCGGTGCCAGGCACTACAGCTCACACGAGGGGCAGCGGTGCCTGGCACTACAGCTCACACGAGGGGCAGCGGTGCCAGGCACTACAGCTCACACGAGGGGCAGCGGTGCCAGGCACTACAGCTCACACGAGGGGCAGCGGTGCCAGGCACTACAGCTCACACGAGGGGCAGCGGTGCCAGGCACTACAGCTCACACGAGGGGAAGCGGTGCCAGGCACTACAGCTCACACGAGGGGAAGCGGTGCCAGGCACTACAGCTCACACGAGGGGCAGCGGTGCCAGGCACTACAGCTCACACGAGGGGCAGCGGTGCCAGGCACTACAGCTCACACGAGGGGCAGCGGTGCCAGGCACTACAGCTCACACGAGGGGCAGCGGTGCCAGGCACTACAGCTCACACGAGGGGCAGCGGTGCCAGGCACTACAGCTCACACGAGGGGCAGCGGTGCCAGGCACTACAGCTCACACGAGGGGCAGCGGTGCCAGGCACTACAGCTCACACGAGGGGCAGCGGTGCCAGGCACTACAGCTCACACGAGGGGCAGCGGTGCCAGGCACTACAGCTCACACGAGGGGCAGCGGTGCCAGGCACTACAGCTCACACGAGGGGCAGCGGTGCCAGGCACTACAGCTCACACGAGGGGCAGCGGTGCCAGGCACTACAGCTCACACGAGGGGCAGCGGTGCCAGGCACTACAGCTCACACGAGGGGCAGCGGTGCCAGGCACTACAGCTCACACGAGGGGCAGCGGTGCCAGGCACTACAGCTCACACGAGGGGCAGCGGTGCCAGGCACTACAGCTCACACGAGGGGCAGCGGTGCCAGGCACTACAGCTCACACGAGGGGCAGCGGTGCCAGGCACTACAGCTCACACGAGGGGCAGCGGTGCCAGGCACTACAGCTCACACGAGGGGCAGCGGTGCCAGGCACTACAGCTCACACGAGGGGCAGCGGTGCCAGGCACTACAGCTCACACGAGGGGCAGCGGTGCCAGGCACTACAGCTCACACGAGGGGCAGCGGTGCCAGGCACTACAGCTCACACGAGGGGCAGCGGTGCCAGGCACTACAGCTCACACGAGGGGCAGCGGTGCCAGGCACTACAGCTCACACGAGGGGCAGCGGTGCCAGGCACTACAGCTCACACGAGGGGCAGCGGTGCCAGGCACTACAGCTCACACGAGGGGCAGCGGTGCCAGGCACTACAGCTCACACGAGGGGCAGCGGTGCCAGGCACTACAGCTCACACGAGGGGCAGCGGTGCCAGGCACTACAGCTCACACGAGGGGCAGCGGTGCCAGGCACTACAGCTCACACGAGGGGCAGCGGTGCCAGGCACTACAGCTCACACGAGGGGCAGCGGTGCCAGGCACTACAGCTCACACGAGGGGCAGCGGTGCCAGGCACTACAGCTCACACGAGGGGCAGCGGTGCCAGGCACTACAGCTCACACGAGGGGCAGCGGTGCCAGGCACTACAGCTCACACGAGGGGCAGCGGTGCCAGGCACTACAGCTCACACGAGGGGCAGCGGTGCCAGGCACTACAGCTCACACAAGGGGCAGCGGTGCCGGGCACTACAGCTCACACGAGGGGCAGCGGTGCCAGCACTACAGCTCACACAAGGGGCAGCGGTGCCGGGCACTACAGCTCACACAAGGGGCAGCGGTGCCGGGCACTACAGCTCACACAAGGGGCAGCGGTGCCGGGCACTGTCTCTGAGCTGTAGTGGAAGAGGCTGATCAAGGGCATCGGAGGTGAGACCCCCAGTGACCACACACTGGCATGCCAGGGAATACGAGCAGCCGCCACAACCTTAGGAATAGAAGCGAGACATGGAAGCGGATCACAGAACTGGAGCAATGTCTCCCGGTGTGGCCACATGTGCCAGGCTATTAGGGAGAGGGCACACCACCGTACAGCAGTGCAGTACACGAGCCCACCCTGTGCCCTTGAGCACCTGCAGTATACTCACCCAGTCAAAGTCACAGGGGTTGCCATCCTCCCGCTGGCTCGGCAGCGCAGTGCACAGAGGGGGAACCTTACGGATCAGGAGGAAGGAGGCTGACAGCAGCGCAGAGAGCAGGTAATAGGGCTGCGACACCCAGCGCCACAGTCCGGGCGCCGCATACACCAGAGCGAGCAGCGGAGCGATCACCGCCATACTGCCAGTCTGAGAGATTCCACTCTAATGCACAGAAACCCAGAGCAGCAGGAACCAGCGCAGGAACGCACGGGCCAATCACAGCGCGCTATACTACACTAGCCAATGAGACGCAGAAGTGCCCAGGCTGAACGTTACATCACAACACCGCCAACCTATCAGGGACGGCGACAGTGACGAACGAGGACCGAGAATGGGCCTGTGCGCTGAGACCTGCAGGCGCGCATGGTCATTGGATGAGGAAGAGAAGGCTCAGCCCACCGGAAGTGGCAACAGATTCTCTGAACTTGCCAGAGCAGGAGGCGGGACTTAGCATAATGTTCCAATTGGTCGCTCGTCAGAAAGAGGCTGCGTTTGATTGGCTGGTTATCAATGCAAGATGATGGAGGGCTTCTCTGGACTGTTTGTCCCTTCTGATCCGCCACCGACACTTCCCTCTGGGCCGGGGGTACCGGCGGTTGTCTCTGGGGTCGGCGTGGGGTTTGGGGCAGGTAAACCTCATGCCGTTTCTGGAGCGCCCAACTCGTTAGTTCCCGGCCCTCCGCTGCCGCCTCCGCCGTCACTGTCTGCAGGTCCTGCCGGGGAGGATGGAGCCCGGCGCTCGTCCGGTCCCTTCTACCTGCTCCGAGAACTGCCAGGTGGGTAGTGCCGTCTTCTGTGTGCCCGGTGACCTGCTGTTACTGTCTCCTAGCCCGTGCCATGACACGGAGGGTATCGGTCACCGAAACCGGTCCTGAACCGGAGCACAGCACTGGTAGGGGGCGTACTCTGTCAGCAGCCCCGGCTGGTGAGGGGGCACCGTCATGTCCGTGCTGGGCACAGCAGTGTCTGCAGGGTGGAGGGCTCTAAATgggtcgaaatgttatagtgtgacggtaccctaaggtgccAGAGGGTTAATTCTTTATCGGATCAGTGCTCCCTccccgatgtgtgtgtgtgtgtggttatcCCTAGCGGATCGTGCccccgatgtgtgtgtgtgtggttatcCCTAGCGGATCGTGCccccgatgtgtgtgtgtgtggttatcCCTAGCGGATCGTGCCCCCGATGTGTGTGTGGTTATCCCTAGCGGATCGTGCCCctaatatgtgtgtttgtgtatggttATCCCTAGCGGATCAGGCCCCCAGTGTGGATGTATGGTTATCCCTAGCGGATCAGGCCCCCAATGTGTGTCCAGAGAATAAAGatgaaatgaagtggcactcacccgatcttgctgaatgaaaagtgtcctttattcagagtgcatactcacagacatctaaaggagaggcggcttggtagaaggaagggtgcgaggggaggcaagaggacgacggccgtttcgcgcctgcgcgcttcaacgggaCCTGGaccgttgaagcgcgcaggcgcgaaacggccgtcgtcctcttgcctcccctcgcacccttccttctaccaagccgcctctcctttagatgtctgtgagtatgcactctgaataaaggacacttttcattcagcaagatcgggtgagtgccacttcatttcatCTTTATTCTCTGGATCTTCATTGCTTTTTTGTTGAGCACCACCCGCCTGCTATTGATTACTGCGCGCCGCAGTGATTCTGAATTGAGTCTCCATTTTTTCAGCGCTGTTTAAAGTTCATTTAGGCGAACTCCACGTTACATTATAGTTGTGGAGGAAAACACTTGGTGCCATTCTATCTTCATTTTTACAATTTCCCCCAATGTGTGTGTTTATCCCTAGCGGATCGTGCccctaatatatgtgtgtgtggttaTCCCTAGCGGATCGTGCCcccaatatatgtgtgtgtggttaTCCCTAGCGGATTGTGCCCCCGGTGGGGGGGTTATTCTTAGCGGATTGCTGCTCCAGAGTGTGTGTGTTCCTAGCGGATCGGTGCCCCCGGGGGGGTGTggggggggtgtggggggggtgtgggggggggtgTGGGGGGGAGGTTTATCCGCTTGTATCCTTTACATtctacttattttttttatttgtctctTTCAGGGCTCTCTGACCTCACAGGCAGCGTTAATCTTATTCTACATTACAATCTGGAACATTCATTTGGGAAATTCTGTGGCAAGAAAGTCAAAGAAAAACTCAGCAACTTTCTACCGGACCTGCCAGGTAAGAAGTGAAAATGACCACTGTCCAGGCATATGAACGTTGTGGAGAGAGAAGCCCTGCCCCGGGTCAGAGAGGAGAGTCATGACACTGCGGCTTTCACAGGCTTGGCCGTCCAGGGGCTGGGGTGGCCGTCCAGGGGCGGCGGCTGGGGTGGCCGTCCAGGGGCGGCGGCTGGGGTGGCCGTCCAGAGGCGGGGGTGATCAGTGCTGATACATGAGCTAGTGAAGATGGCCGCCTCCTGGACACAGAACTCACATTGAGCATGAAATATAAATTGCCATAATGCTGGAGTCTAGTGTTCATCACTGTGGTTCCGGGTGCTGTGCCCCCTTTTCCCCCCTCACTGCCTTCACTGATTAATGAACTCTCCTCAGAGATTGAAGACGGGCTGAACAGAAAGTGTAATCCATAGCTGCCACCGGAATTAAACCCTTTGTACGCCTGCATCTCCCTCTCTTTCTATACTGGAGGAAACAAAGCTGTCGGAGAATGTGTTCTCTATCATTGTACAGAGGGGCCCATGTCACACAACACGCTGTATTACTGGtgaaacctttaggctatgtgcacacgttcaggatttttggcGTTTTTCGGCCGTTTTCCACCGAAAAAACACCCAAAAACTTACATAagtatcccatcatttttaatgcattccgcatttttttgcacatgttgcgtttttctccgctgcggaatcgcattctggaaaaaaagcagcatgttcattccttgtgcagaatcgcggggattccgcacacctaggaatgcattgatccgcttactttccccatgtggctatgcacaccatgcgggaagtaagcgcatcatgtgcggttggtacctagGGTGGAGgagagagactctcctccaggccctgggaaccatataattgttaaaaaaaaaagaattaaaataaaaaatcgtgatattctcacctttcggcgtccctggcagccttcccgctcctcgcgatgctccctttCCCACTAATGCCTTGtgtcaatgacctgtgatgacgaagcggtctcgcgtgatgctacgtcatctggggtcattgctgggaacaggagcatcgcgaggagcgggaaggctgcgggggacaccgaaaggtgagaatatcacgatttgtttttttaattatttttcacattagatctttttactattgatgctgcataggcagcatcaatagtaaaaggttggtcactcttgtcaagcactatgtttgacaaatgtgaccaacctgTCGCTCACTTttacaagcaatgctacagatcgcttgcaaAACCcttgtgtttagcgggaatatgcatgccaattccgcatgcgtatttCCAGCGGCagcgagttgcagaattgccgctgaaatttccacagcaattctgcaacatgtgcacatagccttagtgttatgTAGGTGGTGGAGGCCAGTAAATTCTGAGAATGGTCTGTGCTTTCTGACCTAATCCTATCAGTCATTTCCGTTTCTCCGTGTCCTCTTTGTAGGTATGATCGATACCCCCGGCTCTCAGGATAACAGCAGTCTCCGATCTTTAATTGAAAAGCCACCGATCTGCGGGAATTCCTTCACTCCTCTGACTGGCGCACTACTAACTGGCTTCAGACTACATGCAGGCCCGGTGAGACGAAGCACATTTGTGTACCGCTAATGCTGTCATTACCAAGTGATAGGAGTGACTGGTTTTCTTGTAGAACACCCCAATAAATGCAATGTCTACTGCATTGTTTCTCAAATCAACTTGTGACCCCGATCATGGGACCCAAACCTGTCCTCACTGGCGACATGAGACGAGATCATATTGTCCATGGTGATGCTACCTCTGTAGGAGGCGGTGGGCCACTAAGGCCGGTTACATGTATTTAGGGTGGGCAACTTTTCAAAGCTGGAAATTTGGACAGTACAGTGGAGTTTTGTATTGGCCATGCAGTGCGGGGGCTGGATTGCACCGTCCTCTGCTTCATATATATGTTCTGCCATCTTTCTTCAGCTTCCAGAACACTGTCGTCTAATGCACATACAGCCCCCAAAGAAAAAGAACAAGAAacacaaagcaagcagaacacaggAGCCGGCTCCTCCAGGTCTGTATGATGGGTGTGGGTATGTGATCGGCGAGGA is a window encoding:
- the MED19 gene encoding mediator of RNA polymerase II transcription subunit 19 encodes the protein MMEGFSGLFVPSDPPPTLPSGPGVPAVVSGVGVGFGAGKPHAVSGAPNSLVPGPPLPPPPSLSAGPAGEDGARRSSGPFYLLRELPGLSDLTGSVNLILHYNLEHSFGKFCGKKVKEKLSNFLPDLPGMIDTPGSQDNSSLRSLIEKPPICGNSFTPLTGALLTGFRLHAGPLPEHCRLMHIQPPKKKNKKHKASRTQEPAPPETPSDSDHRKKKKKQREDDPERRRKKKDKKKKKNRHSPEHPGAGSSQSGLR